One genomic segment of Pseudomonas sp. p1(2021b) includes these proteins:
- a CDS encoding fused response regulator/phosphatase — protein sequence MPAERALSVLVAEDGAADRLLLAQIVRRQGHEVFTAQNGEQAVAMFAEQRPHLVLLDALMPVMDGFEAARRIKALAGEAFVPIIFLTSLNEEDALVRCLEAGGDDFMAKPYSAVILGAKIRAMDRLRRLHATVLEQRDQITRHHHHLLNEQRVAKAVFDKVAHSGCLHAPNIRYRQSPYALFNGDLLLAAYTPCGDMQVLLGDFTGHGLPAAIGAMPLAEVFYGMSAKGYGVAHTLREMNAKLKSILPVDMFCCAVMLNLSFERGRVEVWSGGMPDAYHLAATGEVLASLVSRHLPLGILAPERFDDSTEVLPLAVGERLLLLSDGVVDTCDDQDRLFGVSRLQAVLAGNHDRASLLDDVMGALERFGGRRRDDISLCDIAMIEPQRQVPVPAGYADNGHGSPLNWSLHFELQAESLKRFNPVPYLVQLLQEIQGLRPSSGLLHTVLSELYTNALEHGVLGLDSRLKHDAQGFAEYYRQRNLRLGQALDGFVRIDLEVEPLPAGGRLTVAVRDSGAGFDVARVLSRQPAEHGLSGRGVQLVRSLCQGAEWLEGGRCARVVFCW from the coding sequence ATGCCGGCCGAACGGGCGCTGAGCGTGCTGGTTGCCGAGGATGGCGCGGCGGACCGGCTATTGCTGGCGCAGATCGTCCGGCGTCAGGGGCATGAAGTCTTCACCGCGCAGAACGGCGAGCAGGCCGTGGCGATGTTCGCCGAACAGCGCCCCCACCTGGTGTTGCTCGACGCGCTGATGCCGGTCATGGACGGCTTCGAAGCGGCGCGGCGGATCAAGGCGCTGGCCGGCGAGGCCTTCGTGCCGATCATCTTCCTGACCTCGTTGAACGAAGAAGACGCCCTGGTGCGCTGCCTGGAGGCCGGCGGCGACGATTTCATGGCCAAGCCCTACAGCGCCGTGATCCTGGGCGCCAAGATCCGCGCCATGGACCGCTTGCGTCGCCTGCATGCCACGGTACTGGAGCAACGCGACCAGATCACCCGGCATCACCATCACCTGCTCAACGAACAGCGCGTGGCCAAGGCTGTGTTCGACAAGGTGGCGCACTCCGGTTGCCTGCATGCGCCCAACATCCGTTACCGACAATCGCCCTACGCCTTGTTCAACGGCGACCTGCTGCTGGCTGCCTATACCCCTTGCGGTGATATGCAGGTGCTGCTCGGCGATTTCACCGGCCATGGCCTTCCTGCGGCGATCGGCGCGATGCCATTGGCTGAAGTGTTCTATGGCATGAGTGCCAAGGGCTATGGTGTGGCGCACACGCTGCGCGAGATGAACGCCAAGCTCAAGAGCATCCTGCCAGTGGACATGTTCTGCTGCGCAGTGATGCTCAACCTGAGCTTCGAGCGCGGCAGGGTGGAGGTGTGGAGCGGCGGCATGCCGGACGCCTATCACCTGGCGGCCACCGGTGAGGTGTTGGCCTCGCTGGTTTCCCGCCATCTGCCGCTGGGTATCCTGGCGCCGGAGCGGTTCGACGACAGTACCGAGGTGTTGCCGTTGGCAGTCGGCGAGCGGCTGTTGTTGCTGTCTGACGGCGTGGTCGACACCTGTGACGATCAGGACCGGTTGTTCGGTGTATCGCGCTTGCAGGCGGTTCTGGCGGGTAATCATGACCGTGCGAGCTTGCTCGACGATGTCATGGGCGCCCTGGAGCGTTTCGGTGGGCGCCGGCGAGACGATATCAGCCTGTGCGACATCGCCATGATCGAGCCGCAACGGCAGGTGCCGGTGCCGGCGGGCTACGCTGACAATGGCCATGGCAGCCCCTTGAACTGGTCGCTGCATTTCGAGCTGCAGGCCGAGAGCTTGAAACGTTTCAATCCCGTGCCATACCTAGTACAGCTGTTGCAGGAAATCCAAGGCCTGCGACCCAGCAGCGGGCTCTTGCATACCGTCCTCAGCGAGCTGTATACCAATGCGCTCGAACATGGGGTACTGGGCCTGGATTCACGGCTCAAGCACGATGCCCAGGGGTTCGCCGAGTACTACCGCCAGCGCAACCTGCGCCTGGGGCAAGCGCTGGACGGCTTCGTACGCATCGACCTGGAAGTTGAACCCTTGCCTGCAGGCGGCCGTCTGACAGTAGCAGTACGCGACAGTGGCGCAGGTTTCGACGTGGCACGGGTGTTGTCCCGCCAGCCGGCGGAACATGGGTTGAGCGGGCGGGGCGTACAATTGGTCCGCAGCCTCTGCCAGGGCGCCGAATGGCTGGAGGGCGGCCGTTGCGCACGAGTGGTATTCTGCTGGTAG
- a CDS encoding STAS domain-containing protein, with protein MAVESDFSKDEKKLTIKVTGRFDFGRHQEFRNAYERQPVRPDSVVVDLKDATYLDSSALGMLLLLRDHEGGEDACISVINTSPDVRKVLAISNFEKLFDIS; from the coding sequence ATGGCTGTGGAGTCCGATTTTTCAAAGGACGAGAAAAAACTGACGATCAAGGTCACGGGCCGTTTCGATTTCGGCAGGCACCAGGAATTTCGCAATGCCTACGAACGCCAGCCTGTGCGTCCGGACTCGGTGGTCGTCGACCTCAAGGATGCCACCTACCTCGATAGCTCCGCCCTGGGCATGCTGCTGTTGTTGCGTGACCACGAAGGCGGCGAAGATGCCTGCATCAGCGTGATCAACACCAGCCCTGACGTGCGCAAGGTCCTCGCCATCTCCAACTTCGAAAAACTGTTCGATATCAGCTGA
- the fliJ gene encoding flagellar export protein FliJ — MGLPSRAARLAPVVDMAEEAERKAAQRLGHFQQQVALAQAKLAELERFREDYQLQWIDRGGQGVNGNWLVNYQRFLGQLETAMTQQRQSLTWHQNNLNNARDTWQQAHARVEGLRKLVQRYQDEARRAEDKREQKLLDELSQRLPRERHL; from the coding sequence ATGGGGCTGCCCAGTCGAGCTGCGCGCCTGGCGCCGGTGGTGGACATGGCCGAGGAGGCCGAGCGCAAGGCCGCCCAGCGCCTCGGGCATTTCCAGCAGCAGGTGGCCCTGGCCCAGGCCAAGCTGGCCGAGCTCGAGCGGTTTCGCGAGGACTACCAGCTGCAGTGGATCGACCGTGGTGGGCAAGGGGTGAACGGCAACTGGCTGGTCAACTACCAGCGTTTCCTGGGGCAGCTGGAGACCGCCATGACCCAGCAGCGCCAGAGCCTGACCTGGCACCAGAACAACCTCAACAATGCCCGAGACACTTGGCAGCAGGCTCACGCCCGCGTAGAGGGGCTGCGCAAGCTGGTGCAGCGCTACCAGGACGAGGCCCGGCGTGCCGAGGACAAGCGCGAGCAGAAGCTGCTGGATGAATTGTCCCAGCGCCTGCCGCGCGAGCGGCATTTGTGA
- the fliI gene encoding flagellar protein export ATPase FliI, whose amino-acid sequence MRLERTSFAKRLGSYVGAVKLPGQPIVEGRLLRMVGLTLEAEGLRTAVGGRCLVINDDSHHPVQVEAEVMGFSGSKIFLMPVGSVAGIAPGARVVPLDEGGRLPMGMSMLGRVLDGAGRALDGKGGMKAEDWVPMDGPIINPLNRDPISQPLDVGIRSINGLLTVGRGQRLGLFAGTGVGKSVLLGMMTRFTEAEIIVVGLIGERGREVKEFIEHILGEEGLKRSVVVASPADDAPLMRLRAAMYCTRIAEYFRDKGKNVLLLMDSLTRFAQAQREIALAIGEPPATRGYPPSVFAKLPKLVERAGNGEPGGGSITAFYTVLSEGDDQQDPIADSARGVLDGHFVLSRRLAEEGHYPAIDIEASISRVMPQVVDAEHLREAQKFKQLWSRLSQSRDLISVGAYVAGGDPETDQAIALQSRLVGFLRQGLQENVGMTQSREQLHGIFAAPVGG is encoded by the coding sequence ATGCGTCTTGAGCGCACCAGCTTCGCCAAGCGTCTGGGCAGCTATGTTGGGGCGGTGAAGCTGCCGGGCCAGCCGATCGTGGAGGGCCGCCTGCTGCGCATGGTTGGCCTGACCCTGGAGGCCGAGGGCCTGCGCACTGCCGTGGGCGGGCGTTGCCTGGTGATCAACGACGACAGCCACCACCCCGTCCAGGTCGAGGCTGAGGTGATGGGGTTCTCCGGCTCGAAGATCTTCCTCATGCCGGTCGGCAGTGTCGCCGGTATCGCGCCGGGCGCCCGGGTGGTGCCGTTGGATGAAGGCGGCCGTCTGCCCATGGGCATGAGCATGCTCGGGCGGGTGCTCGACGGTGCCGGCCGCGCCTTGGACGGCAAGGGCGGGATGAAGGCCGAGGATTGGGTGCCGATGGACGGGCCGATCATCAACCCGCTCAACCGTGACCCGATCAGCCAGCCGCTGGACGTGGGCATTCGCAGCATCAACGGCCTGCTCACGGTTGGCCGGGGGCAGCGCCTGGGCCTGTTCGCCGGTACCGGCGTAGGTAAATCGGTCCTGCTGGGCATGATGACCCGCTTCACCGAAGCCGAGATCATCGTGGTCGGGCTGATCGGCGAGCGGGGGCGCGAGGTCAAGGAATTCATCGAGCATATTCTCGGCGAAGAGGGGCTCAAGCGCTCGGTGGTGGTGGCGTCGCCCGCCGACGATGCGCCGCTGATGCGCCTGCGTGCGGCCATGTACTGCACACGTATTGCCGAGTACTTCCGTGACAAGGGCAAGAACGTGCTGCTGCTGATGGACTCGCTGACCCGTTTCGCCCAGGCCCAGCGGGAAATCGCCCTGGCCATCGGCGAGCCGCCGGCGACCCGTGGCTACCCGCCGTCGGTGTTCGCCAAGCTGCCCAAGCTGGTGGAGCGGGCCGGAAACGGCGAGCCCGGCGGTGGTTCGATCACCGCGTTCTATACCGTGTTGTCCGAAGGTGACGACCAGCAGGACCCCATCGCCGACTCGGCGCGGGGCGTGCTCGACGGCCATTTCGTGCTGTCCCGGCGGCTGGCGGAGGAGGGGCATTATCCGGCCATCGATATCGAAGCGTCGATCAGCCGGGTCATGCCCCAGGTGGTCGATGCCGAGCACCTGCGCGAGGCGCAGAAGTTCAAGCAGCTGTGGTCGCGCCTGTCGCAAAGCCGCGACCTGATCAGCGTGGGTGCCTATGTCGCTGGCGGCGACCCGGAAACCGACCAGGCCATCGCCTTGCAGTCGCGCTTGGTGGGCTTCCTGCGCCAGGGGTTGCAGGAGAATGTCGGCATGACACAGAGCCGCGAGCAGCTTCACGGAATCTTCGCAGCGCCGGTGGGAGGCTGA
- the fliH gene encoding flagellar assembly protein FliH, which yields MPTKESHPSDLIRARDLEGVDVWPLPSFDPEPEPEPAPEPEPEVVEEEVEEVPLEEVQPLTLEELEAIRQEAYNEGFATGEREGFHSTQLKVRQEAEAALAAKLGSLERLMGHLLEPIAEQDEQIEKGLVHLVAHMVRQVIGRELHSDSSQITHVLREALKLLPMGAENIRIHLNPQDFEQVKALRERHEGRWKLLEDEALLPGGCRIETLHSRIDATMETRTEKALAQLFDQLHEQGLHPAAPDLSVDLDLEHGDAS from the coding sequence ATGCCCACCAAAGAATCCCACCCCAGCGACCTGATCCGCGCCCGCGACCTCGAGGGTGTCGACGTCTGGCCGCTGCCCAGCTTCGACCCGGAGCCGGAACCTGAGCCTGCGCCGGAACCTGAGCCGGAGGTCGTCGAGGAGGAAGTCGAGGAAGTGCCGCTGGAAGAAGTCCAGCCGCTGACCCTCGAGGAGCTCGAGGCCATTCGCCAGGAGGCCTACAACGAAGGCTTCGCCACCGGCGAGCGCGAGGGCTTTCACAGCACCCAGCTGAAGGTGCGGCAGGAGGCCGAAGCGGCCCTGGCAGCCAAGCTGGGTAGCCTGGAGCGCTTGATGGGCCACCTGCTCGAGCCAATCGCCGAGCAGGACGAACAGATCGAAAAAGGCCTGGTGCACCTGGTGGCGCACATGGTGCGTCAGGTGATCGGCCGCGAGCTGCACAGCGACTCGAGCCAGATCACCCACGTGCTGCGCGAGGCGCTCAAACTGCTGCCGATGGGTGCCGAGAACATCCGTATCCACCTCAACCCCCAGGATTTCGAGCAGGTCAAGGCCCTGCGCGAGCGCCACGAGGGGCGTTGGAAGCTGCTCGAGGATGAGGCCTTGCTACCCGGGGGCTGCCGTATCGAGACGTTGCACAGCCGCATCGACGCGACCATGGAGACCCGCACCGAAAAAGCCCTGGCGCAGTTGTTCGACCAGTTGCACGAGCAAGGCCTGCACCCGGCGGCGCCGGACCTCTCGGTGGACCTGGACCTGGAGCACGGCGATGCGTCTTGA